A section of the Amycolatopsis sp. AA4 genome encodes:
- a CDS encoding B-4DMT family transporter yields the protein MLGAWLTRGLVMAVVHAAAMTLLAKWSVFHPTGQTLFTSLTIAVLVGVAALWSAIDGWRGLRDRGRAWFIASLVAGVGSGILYVIGRAIFVDQTGVSELGAALTGGAAFSALLVLVPAGLGLFVGGRMRRPAADSAEDPGEPEPDDEDEDGAGSRSGELQLPPSPTPRTAPKPSPVSRPAANRARRRPTVAGRSPAPRNR from the coding sequence ATGCTGGGTGCCTGGTTGACGCGCGGGCTGGTCATGGCGGTCGTGCACGCCGCCGCGATGACGCTGCTCGCCAAGTGGTCCGTGTTCCACCCGACCGGCCAGACGCTGTTCACGTCGCTCACCATCGCCGTGCTGGTCGGCGTGGCGGCGCTGTGGAGCGCGATCGACGGCTGGCGCGGCCTGCGCGACAGAGGGCGCGCGTGGTTCATCGCCTCCCTGGTCGCGGGCGTGGGCTCGGGCATCCTGTACGTGATCGGGCGGGCGATTTTCGTCGACCAGACCGGCGTTTCCGAGCTGGGGGCCGCGCTCACCGGCGGGGCGGCGTTCTCCGCGCTGCTGGTGCTGGTGCCCGCCGGGCTCGGGTTGTTCGTCGGCGGCCGGATGCGGCGTCCGGCGGCGGATTCCGCCGAAGATCCCGGCGAGCCGGAGCCGGACGACGAGGACGAAGACGGTGCCGGCAGCCGTTCCGGCGAACTCCAACTCCCGCCGAGTCCGACCCCGCGGACCGCTCCGAAGCCTTCGCCGGTCAGCCGCCCAGCGGCAAACCGCGCGCGGCGGCGTCCCACTGTCGCGGGTCGATCTCCTGCACCCCGGAACCGTTGA
- a CDS encoding Xaa-Pro peptidase family protein, producing MPENHARRRAALAALLPDNGVEALLVTDLLNIRYLTGFTGSNAALLLHADGDAKTVFCTDGRYTAQSESEVPDLRRVLDRASARALAAHAAEQGYGPTGFESQHVSVEEHENLKVRFDRVELIRTPGLVEQLRVVKDEVEIAALRAACAAADRALAALIEAGGVRPGRTELEVARDLENRMLEHGSSGISFESIVAAGPNSAIPHHRPTGAELRRGDFVKFDFGATVDGYHSDMTRMVVLGEPADWQREIYDLVHRAQAAGVEAVRPGAVVSEVDAAARSVIADAGYGEQFAHGLGHGVGLEVHEAPSLAAAGVGTLSAGMAVTVEPGVYLAGRGGVRIEDTLVVRDSGPELLTLSTKDLVAV from the coding sequence GTGCCGGAAAACCACGCTCGCCGCCGCGCCGCGCTCGCCGCCCTGCTCCCCGACAACGGGGTCGAAGCGCTGCTGGTCACCGATCTGCTCAACATCCGCTACCTGACCGGGTTCACCGGGTCGAACGCCGCGCTGCTGCTGCACGCGGACGGCGACGCGAAGACCGTGTTCTGCACCGACGGGCGCTACACGGCCCAGTCGGAATCGGAGGTGCCCGACCTGCGGCGCGTGCTCGACCGCGCCAGCGCCCGCGCGCTCGCGGCGCACGCGGCGGAGCAGGGCTACGGCCCGACCGGGTTCGAGAGCCAGCACGTGAGCGTCGAGGAGCACGAGAACCTCAAGGTGCGCTTCGACCGGGTCGAGCTGATCCGCACCCCTGGGTTGGTCGAGCAGCTGCGGGTGGTCAAGGACGAGGTCGAGATCGCCGCCCTGCGCGCCGCGTGTGCCGCCGCCGACCGCGCGCTCGCCGCCCTGATCGAGGCCGGCGGAGTGCGGCCGGGCCGGACCGAGCTGGAAGTGGCCCGCGACCTGGAGAACCGGATGCTGGAGCACGGTTCGTCCGGGATCTCGTTCGAATCGATCGTCGCCGCCGGGCCGAACTCGGCGATCCCGCACCACCGCCCGACCGGGGCCGAACTGCGCCGCGGCGACTTCGTGAAATTCGACTTCGGCGCCACGGTCGACGGCTACCACTCGGACATGACCCGCATGGTCGTCCTCGGCGAACCCGCCGACTGGCAGCGCGAGATCTACGACCTCGTGCACCGCGCGCAGGCGGCGGGCGTCGAAGCTGTCCGGCCCGGCGCTGTGGTGTCCGAAGTGGACGCCGCGGCCCGCTCGGTGATCGCCGACGCCGGGTACGGAGAGCAGTTCGCGCACGGTCTCGGCCACGGCGTCGGGCTGGAAGTGCATGAGGCACCGAGTCTCGCCGCGGCGGGCGTCGGTACACTGTCCGCCGGTATGGCGGTCACCGTCGAGCCCGGCGTGTACCTCGCGGGGCGCGGTGGCGTGCGCATCGAGGACACGCTCGTCGTGCGGGACTCCGGACCCGAACTCCTCACCCTGAGCACCAAGGACCTCGTGGCCGTCTGA
- the efp gene encoding elongation factor P: protein MATTNDLKNGLVLNLDGQLWSVTAFQHVKPGKGGAFVRTTLKHVLTGKVVDKTFNAGTKVETATVDRRNMTYLYKDGADFVFMDGDTYDQITVPAETVGDNANYMLENTEVQVAVHENEPLYVELPTSVELVIQHTDPGLQGDRSTGGTKPATLETGAEIQVPLFLSTGEKIKVDTRDGRYLGRVSS, encoded by the coding sequence GTGGCCACCACCAACGACCTGAAGAACGGACTCGTCCTCAACCTGGACGGCCAGCTGTGGAGCGTCACCGCGTTCCAGCACGTCAAGCCGGGCAAGGGCGGCGCGTTCGTGCGCACCACGCTCAAGCACGTGCTGACCGGCAAGGTCGTCGACAAGACCTTCAACGCGGGCACGAAGGTCGAGACGGCCACGGTCGACCGCCGGAACATGACGTACCTGTACAAGGACGGCGCGGACTTCGTCTTCATGGACGGCGACACCTACGACCAGATCACCGTGCCCGCCGAGACCGTCGGCGACAACGCGAACTACATGCTCGAGAACACCGAGGTGCAGGTCGCGGTGCACGAGAACGAGCCGCTGTACGTCGAGCTGCCGACCTCGGTCGAGCTCGTCATCCAGCACACCGACCCGGGCCTGCAGGGCGACCGCTCCACCGGCGGCACCAAGCCCGCGACGCTCGAGACCGGCGCCGAGATCCAGGTCCCGCTGTTCCTCTCGACCGGCGAGAAGATCAAGGTCGACACCCGCGACGGCCGTTACCTCGGCCGCGTCTCCAGCTGA
- the nusB gene encoding transcription antitermination factor NusB, which produces MADKLPPHPNRGGAISRRQARRRAVEMLYEAAQRSADPVTLLADRVGAVEVDPVADYTITVVEGVTAHRERIDELLAEHSQGWTLERMPPVDLAVLRVGVYEMLWSADVPDAVAIDEAVGLAKELSTDDSPRFVNGVLGRIGTIADRLRAVL; this is translated from the coding sequence ATGGCGGACAAGCTTCCCCCGCACCCGAACCGCGGCGGCGCGATCAGCAGGCGGCAGGCCCGCCGGCGCGCGGTCGAGATGCTGTACGAGGCCGCCCAGCGGTCCGCTGACCCGGTCACGCTGCTGGCCGACCGGGTCGGCGCGGTCGAGGTCGACCCGGTCGCGGACTACACGATCACCGTCGTGGAGGGCGTCACCGCCCACCGCGAGCGGATCGACGAACTCCTCGCGGAGCACTCGCAGGGCTGGACCCTGGAGCGGATGCCGCCGGTCGACTTGGCGGTCCTGCGCGTCGGCGTGTACGAGATGCTGTGGTCGGCGGACGTCCCCGACGCGGTCGCGATCGACGAAGCGGTCGGCCTCGCGAAGGAACTTTCGACGGACGATTCGCCCCGGTTCGTCAACGGCGTGCTCGGCCGCATCGGCACGATCGCCGACCGCCTGCGCGCGGTGCTGTAG
- a CDS encoding transcriptional regulator, which translates to MGDYAKALGAKLRGIRQQQGLSLHGVEQKSGGRWKAVVVGSYERGDRAVTVQKLAELADFYGVPVVELLPEGRVPSGAEPATKIVINLERLQQLPAEKVGPLARYAATIQSQRGDYNGKVLSIRTEDLRSLAIIYDMTPGELTEQLIDWGVLPPEARPSKED; encoded by the coding sequence ATGGGCGATTACGCCAAGGCGCTCGGGGCCAAGCTCCGCGGGATCCGCCAGCAGCAAGGCCTGTCCCTGCACGGGGTCGAGCAGAAGTCCGGCGGACGCTGGAAGGCCGTCGTGGTCGGCTCGTACGAGCGCGGCGACCGGGCGGTCACCGTCCAGAAGCTGGCCGAGCTGGCGGACTTCTACGGCGTGCCGGTGGTCGAACTGCTGCCGGAGGGCCGGGTCCCCTCGGGAGCCGAGCCCGCCACGAAGATTGTGATCAACCTGGAGCGGCTCCAGCAGCTCCCCGCGGAGAAGGTCGGCCCGCTCGCCCGGTACGCGGCCACGATCCAGAGCCAGCGCGGCGACTACAACGGCAAGGTGCTCTCCATCCGCACCGAGGACCTGCGCTCGCTCGCCATCATCTACGACATGACCCCCGGCGAGCTGACCGAGCAGCTCATCGACTGGGGCGTCCTCCCGCCGGAAGCCCGTCCGTCCAAAGAGGACTGA
- the pyrR gene encoding bifunctional pyr operon transcriptional regulator/uracil phosphoribosyltransferase PyrR translates to MSSRPRGAAEPAGERELLSAGDVARTIARMAHQVIEKTALGAGPPEQYPVLLGIPTRGTPLAARLAGKIGEFAGAEPPHGALDVTLYRDDLRRRPPRALEQTQLPPGGIDNRVVILVDDVLFSGRTIRAALDALRDHGRPRAVQLAVLVDRGHRELPIRADYVGKNVPTARAEGVSVLLSETDGRDAVLLRAPEGETR, encoded by the coding sequence TTGTCGTCACGTCCGCGTGGCGCGGCGGAGCCGGCGGGAGAGCGCGAGCTGCTTTCGGCCGGCGATGTCGCGCGCACGATCGCGAGGATGGCCCACCAGGTCATCGAGAAGACCGCTCTCGGAGCCGGTCCGCCGGAGCAGTACCCGGTGCTGCTCGGCATTCCCACCCGCGGCACTCCGCTGGCCGCGCGCCTCGCCGGGAAGATCGGCGAGTTCGCCGGGGCCGAGCCGCCGCACGGCGCCCTCGACGTCACCCTCTACCGCGACGATCTCCGCCGCCGTCCGCCGCGTGCTCTCGAGCAGACGCAGCTGCCGCCGGGCGGGATCGACAACCGGGTCGTCATCCTCGTCGACGACGTCCTGTTCTCCGGCCGCACCATCCGCGCCGCCCTCGACGCCCTGCGCGACCACGGCCGCCCGCGTGCCGTCCAGCTCGCCGTGCTCGTCGACCGCGGCCACCGCGAGCTGCCGATCCGCGCCGACTACGTCGGCAAGAACGTGCCCACCGCGCGCGCCGAAGGCGTCTCAGTGCTGTTGTCCGAAACCGACGGCCGGGACGCGGTGCTGCTGCGCGCGCCGGAAGGAGAAACCCGGTGA
- a CDS encoding aspartate carbamoyltransferase catalytic subunit, with the protein MKHLLATDGLDADTATAVLDTADELKHTLLGREVKKLPTLRGRTVITLFYENSTRTRVSFEIAGKWMSADVINVSASSSSVNKGESLRDTALTLAAAGADCVIIRHPASGAAHRLSGWLAGPGTAVVNAGDGMHEHPTQALLDAATLRERLGSLKDRRIAIVGDVLHSRVARSNIHLLSTLGAEVVLVAPPTLLPVGVEKLPVTVSHDLDAELPAVDAVMMLRVQAERMHGGFFPSAREYSISYGLSERRQALLPDHAVVLHPGPMLRGMEISSAVADSPSSAITEQVRNGVHVRMAVLYHLLASEGAAA; encoded by the coding sequence GTGAAGCACCTGCTCGCCACCGACGGGCTCGACGCGGACACCGCGACCGCCGTGCTCGACACCGCCGACGAGCTGAAGCACACGCTGCTCGGCCGCGAGGTCAAGAAGCTGCCGACGCTGCGCGGCCGCACCGTGATCACGCTGTTCTACGAAAACTCCACGCGCACCCGGGTGTCGTTCGAGATCGCCGGGAAGTGGATGAGCGCGGACGTGATCAACGTCTCGGCCTCCAGCTCCTCGGTGAACAAGGGCGAATCGCTGCGGGACACGGCGCTCACGCTGGCCGCCGCGGGCGCCGACTGCGTGATCATCCGGCACCCCGCCTCGGGCGCCGCGCACCGGCTGTCCGGCTGGCTCGCCGGTCCGGGCACCGCGGTGGTCAACGCGGGCGACGGCATGCACGAGCACCCCACGCAGGCGCTGCTGGACGCGGCGACGCTGCGCGAACGCCTCGGGTCACTGAAGGACCGGCGGATCGCGATCGTCGGCGACGTCCTGCACAGCCGGGTCGCGCGGTCGAACATCCACCTGCTCAGCACCCTCGGCGCGGAGGTCGTGCTCGTCGCGCCGCCGACGCTGCTGCCGGTCGGCGTGGAGAAGCTGCCGGTCACGGTCTCGCACGACCTCGACGCCGAGCTGCCCGCGGTCGACGCGGTGATGATGCTGCGCGTCCAGGCCGAGCGGATGCACGGGGGCTTCTTCCCTTCCGCGCGCGAGTATTCGATCTCCTACGGGCTTTCCGAGCGCCGTCAGGCACTGCTGCCGGACCACGCCGTCGTGCTGCACCCCGGCCCGATGCTGCGCGGCATGGAGATCTCCTCCGCGGTCGCGGATTCCCCCTCCTCCGCCATTACCGAACAGGTCCGCAACGGCGTGCACGTGCGCATGGCGGTCCTCTACCACCTCCTGGCCAGTGAAGGAGCTGCCGCGTGA
- a CDS encoding dihydroorotase, with amino-acid sequence MSIVIKGARPYGEGEPVDVLVEDGVIAAIGAVDVPEGAEVLDAKGQVLLPGFVDLHTHLREPGREDTETIDSGSAAAALGGYTAVFAMANTDPVADNALVTDHVWRRGQEVGLVDVHPVGAVTVGLKGEKLAELGTMAKGTAAVRVFSDDGVCVSDPLLMRRALEYSTALDAVIAQHAEEPRLTVGAQAHEGEQASRLGYAGWPASAEESIVARDCLLALHANARLHVCHVSTAGTVDVLRWAKERGTKVSAEVTPHHLLLTDDRLETYDPVNKVNPPLRTGGDAEKLRAALAEGVVDCVATDHAPHAPQDKDTEWAAARPGMLGLQTALSVVVETMVKTGLLDWRGVARVMSERPAEVGNLAGHGRPIEAGEPANLTLVDPDAEWTVRGADLASIAANTPYEGMRLPGVVTATLLRGRITAREGKIC; translated from the coding sequence GTGAGCATCGTGATCAAGGGCGCCCGCCCGTACGGCGAGGGCGAGCCGGTGGACGTCCTGGTCGAGGACGGCGTGATCGCCGCCATCGGCGCGGTGGACGTTCCCGAGGGCGCCGAGGTGCTCGACGCGAAGGGCCAGGTCCTCCTGCCCGGGTTCGTCGACCTGCACACGCACCTGCGCGAGCCGGGCCGCGAAGACACCGAGACCATCGACAGCGGTTCCGCCGCGGCGGCGCTGGGCGGCTACACCGCGGTGTTCGCCATGGCCAACACCGATCCGGTCGCCGACAACGCGCTCGTCACCGACCACGTGTGGCGGCGCGGGCAGGAAGTCGGCCTGGTCGACGTCCACCCAGTCGGCGCGGTCACCGTCGGGCTCAAGGGCGAGAAGCTCGCCGAACTGGGCACGATGGCGAAGGGCACCGCGGCGGTGCGGGTGTTTTCCGACGACGGCGTGTGCGTCTCGGACCCGCTGCTGATGCGCCGCGCGCTGGAGTACTCGACCGCGCTCGACGCGGTGATCGCGCAGCACGCCGAGGAACCGCGGCTCACCGTCGGCGCGCAGGCGCACGAGGGCGAGCAGGCGTCGCGGCTGGGCTACGCGGGCTGGCCGGCCTCGGCGGAGGAGTCGATCGTCGCGCGCGACTGCCTGCTGGCGCTGCACGCGAACGCGCGGCTGCACGTCTGCCACGTCTCCACCGCGGGCACGGTCGACGTGCTGCGCTGGGCGAAGGAGCGCGGCACCAAGGTGTCGGCCGAGGTCACGCCGCACCACCTGCTGCTGACCGACGACCGGCTGGAGACCTACGACCCGGTCAACAAGGTCAACCCGCCGCTGCGCACCGGCGGCGACGCGGAAAAGCTGCGCGCCGCGCTGGCCGAGGGCGTCGTGGACTGCGTCGCCACCGACCACGCCCCGCACGCCCCGCAGGACAAGGACACCGAATGGGCCGCGGCCCGGCCCGGCATGCTCGGCCTGCAGACGGCGCTGTCGGTGGTCGTCGAGACGATGGTCAAGACCGGCCTGCTCGACTGGCGCGGCGTCGCCCGCGTGATGAGCGAGCGGCCCGCTGAGGTCGGGAACCTGGCCGGGCACGGCCGTCCGATCGAAGCGGGCGAACCGGCGAACCTGACGCTGGTCGACCCGGACGCCGAATGGACGGTGCGCGGGGCCGATCTGGCCAGCATCGCGGCCAACACCCCGTACGAGGGAATGCGGCTGCCCGGCGTGGTGACGGCGACCCTGCTGCGCGGGCGGATCACCGCGCGCGAGGGGAAGATCTGCTGA
- the carA gene encoding glutamine-hydrolyzing carbamoyl-phosphate synthase small subunit yields MSTGTRGPAALVLEDGRVFRGAAYGARGRTLGEAVFCTGMTGYQETLTDPSYHRQIVVQTAPQIGNTGWNDEDDESARIWVSGYVVRDPARTPSSWRAKRTLDEELVRQGVVGISEVDTRTLTRHLREQGAMRAGVFSGDALGSDEQMVEQVLASPQMKGADLAGEVSTDKPYVVAAQGEKRFRVAALDLGIKSNTPRLMTQRGIEVHVLPSSTSAEDLLALEPDGVFLSNGPGDPATTAHATALTKTVLEQRIPLFGICFGNQILGRALGLGTYKMRYGHRGINIPVIDVATGRVAITAQNHGFALEGEPGQRFDSPYGAAQISHYCPNDDTVEGVRAFDVPAFSVQYHPEAAAGPHDAAPLFDEFVELMEKKA; encoded by the coding sequence GTGAGCACCGGCACTCGCGGCCCCGCCGCCCTGGTTCTCGAAGACGGCCGGGTGTTCCGCGGCGCGGCGTACGGCGCGCGCGGGCGGACCCTCGGCGAGGCGGTGTTCTGCACCGGCATGACGGGGTACCAGGAAACGCTGACCGACCCGTCGTACCACCGGCAGATCGTGGTGCAGACCGCGCCGCAGATCGGCAACACGGGCTGGAACGACGAGGACGACGAATCGGCCCGGATCTGGGTTTCCGGTTACGTGGTGCGGGATCCCGCGCGCACGCCGTCGAGCTGGCGGGCGAAGCGCACGCTCGACGAGGAACTGGTGCGCCAAGGCGTGGTCGGGATTTCCGAGGTGGACACCCGGACGCTGACGCGGCATCTGCGCGAACAGGGCGCGATGCGCGCGGGCGTGTTCTCCGGCGACGCACTGGGCAGCGACGAGCAGATGGTCGAACAGGTCCTGGCGAGCCCGCAGATGAAGGGCGCGGACCTCGCCGGCGAGGTCTCCACGGACAAGCCGTATGTCGTTGCCGCGCAAGGAGAAAAGCGGTTCCGGGTCGCGGCGCTGGACCTGGGGATCAAATCGAACACGCCGCGGCTGATGACGCAGCGGGGCATCGAGGTGCACGTGCTGCCCTCGAGCACGAGCGCGGAGGACCTGCTGGCGCTGGAGCCGGACGGGGTGTTCCTGTCCAACGGCCCGGGCGACCCGGCGACGACGGCGCACGCGACGGCGCTGACGAAAACCGTTCTGGAGCAGCGGATCCCGCTGTTCGGCATCTGCTTCGGCAACCAGATCCTCGGCCGCGCCCTGGGTCTGGGCACGTACAAGATGCGCTACGGGCACCGGGGGATCAACATCCCGGTGATCGACGTGGCGACCGGACGGGTCGCGATCACCGCGCAGAACCACGGTTTCGCCCTCGAAGGCGAGCCGGGCCAGCGGTTCGATTCCCCTTACGGGGCCGCGCAAATCAGCCACTACTGCCCGAACGACGACACGGTCGAGGGCGTGCGCGCCTTCGACGTGCCCGCGTTTTCCGTGCAGTACCACCCCGAAGCGGCCGCGGGTCCGCACGACGCCGCGCCGCTGTTCGACGAGTTCGTTGAGTTGATGGAGAAGAAGGCCTGA